From the genome of Desulforegula conservatrix Mb1Pa, one region includes:
- a CDS encoding AAA family ATPase has product MTQEMSQVKTTAPLRNVALCMKALERAMNSPDHLPRMVSFSGPSGMGKSMAASYAANKYRAYYVECKSSWTKRALLEAIMLQMGIPAAGPIYKLTEQISEQLALSGRPLIIDEMDHIVNRSAVEIVRDIYEGSKAPILLIGEEMMPQKLKKWERFHGRILEWAYTQPADMQDTKLLASFYCRKVKVKDDLLETVTKAAKGSVRRICVNLSRIEDEAMGTGLSEIGLKEWGDRQLYTGEAPARRII; this is encoded by the coding sequence GTGACACAGGAAATGAGTCAAGTCAAGACCACTGCTCCGCTCAGGAACGTGGCCCTGTGCATGAAGGCGCTTGAACGGGCCATGAACAGCCCTGATCATCTGCCGAGAATGGTTTCTTTTTCAGGGCCGAGCGGCATGGGCAAAAGCATGGCCGCGTCATACGCGGCCAACAAATACAGGGCCTATTATGTCGAATGCAAATCCAGCTGGACAAAAAGAGCGCTTCTTGAAGCAATCATGCTCCAGATGGGCATTCCCGCAGCAGGGCCTATTTACAAACTTACAGAGCAGATATCAGAACAACTGGCTCTTTCAGGCAGGCCGCTCATCATAGACGAAATGGATCATATCGTTAACAGGTCGGCTGTTGAAATCGTCAGGGATATCTATGAAGGCAGCAAGGCTCCTATTCTTCTGATCGGCGAGGAAATGATGCCCCAGAAACTGAAAAAATGGGAGCGCTTTCACGGAAGAATTCTTGAATGGGCATACACCCAGCCAGCAGACATGCAGGACACAAAGCTCCTGGCTTCATTCTACTGCCGCAAGGTCAAGGTTAAGGATGATCTGCTCGAAACCGTTACAAAGGCCGCGAAAGGATCTGTCAGACGAATCTGCGTGAATCTTTCAAGAATAGAAGACGAGGCAATGGGAACCGGGCTTTCGGAAATTGGCCTCAAGGAATGGGGAGACCGCCAGCTTTACACAGGTGAGGCTCCGGCAAGGAGGATCATATGA